One region of Brachybacterium saurashtrense genomic DNA includes:
- a CDS encoding VOC family protein: MSSPAPSSGLHHLELWTADLAVSEPAWHWLMTALGWTAERVDGWDLGRIWRHRDDSYLVLEQSADVRGTRAQRCGPGMNHLALRVRDRALLDEIRAHGPAHGWRELFAERYPHAGGEDHTAWYGEDPEGIEVELVVTG, translated from the coding sequence ATGAGCTCCCCCGCGCCCTCCTCCGGCCTGCACCACCTCGAGCTGTGGACGGCGGACCTCGCCGTCTCCGAGCCGGCCTGGCACTGGCTGATGACCGCTCTGGGGTGGACGGCGGAACGGGTCGACGGCTGGGACCTGGGGCGGATCTGGCGCCACCGCGACGACTCCTACCTGGTGCTCGAGCAGTCCGCGGACGTGCGCGGCACACGGGCGCAGCGGTGCGGCCCCGGCATGAACCACCTGGCCCTGCGCGTCCGCGACCGCGCGCTGCTCGACGAGATCCGCGCGCACGGCCCGGCCCACGGCTGGCGAGAGCTGTTCGCCGAGCGCTACCCGCACGCCGGCGGCGAGGACCACACCGCCTGGTACGGCGAGGACCCCGAGGGCATCGAGGTAGAGCTGGTGGTCACGGGCTGA
- a CDS encoding multicopper oxidase domain-containing protein, translating into MPSVSPSSARPADAGPAALDRGAWHRRASRPILMWMAVLIVVVFVHRWLPQSRWLMVHMVTLGIITTSILVWGQHVTEALLKVRLGEEARTRQLQRIRLLTAGIVVTIAGMLPSWPWLVVLGALMVSSALVWYAAALGAQLRAAIAARFRFTVTAYIAAASLLPVGATLGALMAFGPGEPWQGRLLLAHQVVNLLGFVGITVSGTLLTLWPTVLRTKIELVAAQRAAKGLQGMFLAVLGATVAALIGSALLGAVLVLIYLGCFAWLAVTLVRLALRSARQERSTPLSLFPVLSIAAGAGWFVLAVIALLVLWWGSADAQLASSLAAAEAQRLTVPFVAGFLLQVLFGAMSHLLPVSLRGGPRSTKAALEMMSRGAVVRVVGYNLALALFVLAGVGTTWADAVFSALTLGTAEVAGFGSLSRVLVSLLAVAVLVSFVVLMVLGVRAGIRHRGVALPAPSGTPGPGTPADGLPGAPADGLPGAPSGAAAGSPAGGSAGAPPGARSPAAESSPARVRARVAAEERRMDRRSLTGVLLGAGSVLGVTALGGALDRAGGAVAAARTADGGTAGTGSAGTVASTGETTTLAVSMADMRFTPDRLEVPAGNALVVELRNDDPHEVHDLVLATGATSGRLQPGDAMTVEAGVITEDVEGWCSIVGHRAMGMVLTVVAVGAAAAPAGSGDAAPAADELAPVRADLQAAPGDTHTVRDARLPEPAGAEQRLTLEVQDLPVEIAPGVTMEAMTYGGTVVGPVLRSEIGARLTVDLVNHGMMGHSLDLHAGRAAPDEVMRTIPPGESLTYAITTEHAGIWLYHCSTMPMTVHLSAGMIGALVVTPAGLAPADREYVLVQSEHYLIPEGAPGHEDAVHEGAHPVSTAKIATERPDVTVFNGHATQYVHAPLEARVGERVRLWVLAAGPSRGISFHVVGGVFDTVFKEGEYLLRPENDTAGGAQSLDLAAAQGGFVELEFDEPGTYTAVNHSFVEMERGARALIRVTA; encoded by the coding sequence ATGCCCTCCGTGTCCCCTTCGTCCGCCCGCCCCGCCGATGCCGGGCCGGCGGCGCTGGACCGCGGGGCCTGGCACCGCCGGGCCTCCCGCCCGATCCTGATGTGGATGGCGGTGCTGATCGTGGTGGTGTTCGTGCACCGCTGGCTGCCGCAGTCGCGCTGGCTGATGGTGCACATGGTGACGCTGGGGATCATCACGACCTCGATCCTGGTGTGGGGGCAGCACGTCACCGAGGCGCTGCTGAAGGTCCGTCTCGGGGAGGAGGCGCGGACACGCCAGCTGCAGCGGATCCGCCTGCTCACCGCGGGCATCGTCGTCACGATCGCGGGGATGCTCCCCTCCTGGCCGTGGCTGGTGGTGCTCGGCGCGCTGATGGTCTCGTCGGCGCTGGTCTGGTACGCGGCGGCGCTCGGCGCGCAGCTGCGGGCCGCGATCGCCGCCCGTTTCCGGTTCACGGTCACCGCCTACATCGCGGCGGCGTCCCTGCTCCCCGTCGGCGCGACGCTCGGTGCGCTCATGGCGTTCGGGCCGGGCGAGCCGTGGCAGGGGCGGCTGCTGCTCGCCCACCAGGTGGTGAACCTGCTCGGCTTCGTGGGGATCACGGTGAGCGGCACTCTGCTGACGCTCTGGCCCACCGTGCTGCGCACGAAGATCGAGCTGGTCGCCGCGCAGCGGGCCGCGAAGGGCCTGCAGGGCATGTTCCTGGCGGTGCTGGGCGCGACGGTCGCCGCGCTGATCGGCTCCGCCCTGCTCGGTGCGGTGCTCGTGCTGATCTACCTCGGCTGCTTCGCCTGGCTCGCCGTGACGCTGGTGCGGCTCGCGCTGCGCTCCGCCCGGCAGGAGCGCAGCACACCGCTGTCGCTGTTCCCGGTCCTCTCGATCGCCGCGGGCGCGGGCTGGTTCGTGCTCGCCGTGATCGCGCTGCTGGTCCTGTGGTGGGGCTCGGCCGATGCACAGCTCGCCTCCTCGCTGGCCGCCGCCGAGGCGCAGCGGCTCACCGTGCCGTTCGTCGCCGGGTTCCTGCTGCAGGTGCTGTTCGGGGCGATGAGCCATCTGCTGCCGGTGAGCCTCCGCGGCGGGCCCCGCTCCACGAAGGCGGCGCTGGAGATGATGAGCCGCGGAGCGGTGGTGCGCGTGGTCGGCTACAACCTCGCCCTAGCGCTGTTCGTGCTGGCCGGGGTCGGGACGACCTGGGCCGACGCGGTGTTCTCCGCGCTCACGCTCGGCACCGCGGAGGTGGCCGGCTTCGGCTCCCTCTCCCGCGTGCTCGTCTCCCTGCTCGCCGTCGCGGTGCTGGTGAGCTTCGTGGTGCTGATGGTCCTGGGGGTGCGGGCCGGGATCCGTCACCGCGGCGTCGCCCTGCCCGCCCCGTCCGGGACGCCCGGCCCCGGCACTCCGGCCGACGGACTCCCCGGCGCCCCGGCTGATGGGCTTCCCGGTGCCCCGTCGGGCGCTGCCGCGGGGTCCCCGGCCGGCGGGTCGGCCGGTGCCCCGCCGGGCGCCCGCTCCCCCGCCGCGGAGAGCTCCCCCGCCCGGGTGCGGGCGCGGGTCGCCGCGGAGGAGCGGCGCATGGACCGGCGCTCCCTCACGGGGGTGCTGCTCGGCGCCGGGTCCGTGCTCGGCGTCACGGCGCTGGGCGGCGCCCTCGATCGTGCAGGCGGCGCCGTCGCCGCCGCGCGCACCGCCGACGGCGGCACCGCGGGCACGGGGAGCGCGGGCACGGTCGCATCCACCGGGGAGACCACCACCCTCGCGGTGAGCATGGCGGACATGCGCTTCACCCCGGACCGGCTCGAGGTCCCCGCCGGGAACGCGCTGGTGGTGGAGCTGCGCAACGACGATCCCCACGAGGTGCACGACCTCGTCCTCGCCACGGGCGCCACCTCCGGCCGCCTGCAGCCGGGGGACGCGATGACGGTCGAGGCCGGCGTGATCACCGAGGACGTCGAGGGCTGGTGCTCGATCGTCGGCCATCGCGCGATGGGCATGGTGCTCACCGTCGTCGCCGTCGGCGCGGCCGCCGCGCCCGCGGGCAGCGGGGACGCCGCACCGGCCGCCGACGAGCTCGCCCCCGTGCGCGCCGACCTCCAGGCGGCCCCCGGCGACACGCACACGGTGAGGGACGCGCGCCTGCCGGAGCCAGCGGGCGCCGAGCAGCGCCTCACCCTCGAGGTGCAGGACCTGCCCGTGGAGATCGCGCCCGGTGTGACGATGGAGGCGATGACCTACGGGGGCACCGTCGTGGGACCGGTGCTTCGCTCGGAGATCGGGGCGCGGCTCACCGTCGACCTCGTCAACCACGGCATGATGGGCCACTCCCTGGACCTGCACGCGGGCCGGGCCGCCCCCGACGAGGTGATGCGCACGATCCCGCCCGGGGAGAGCCTCACCTACGCGATCACCACCGAGCACGCAGGGATCTGGCTCTACCACTGCTCGACGATGCCGATGACGGTGCACCTCTCCGCAGGGATGATCGGCGCGCTGGTGGTGACGCCGGCCGGGCTCGCCCCGGCGGACAGGGAGTACGTGCTGGTCCAGTCCGAGCACTATCTGATCCCCGAGGGCGCGCCCGGGCACGAGGACGCCGTGCACGAGGGCGCCCACCCGGTGAGCACGGCGAAGATCGCGACCGAGCGCCCCGACGTCACGGTCTTCAACGGGCACGCCACCCAGTACGTCCACGCCCCGCTCGAGGCGAGGGTGGGCGAGCGGGTGCGCCTGTGGGTGCTCGCCGCGGGACCCTCCCGCGGGATCTCCTTCCACGTGGTGGGCGGGGTGTTCGACACGGTCTTCAAGGAGGGCGAGTATCTGCTGCGGCCCGAGAACGACACCGCCGGCGGTGCCCAGTCGCTCGACCTCGCCGCCGCGCAGGGCGGGTTCGTGGAGCTCGAGTTCGACGAGCCGGGCACCTACACGGCCGTGAACCACTCCTTCGTGGAGATGGAGCGGGGCGCTCGGGCGCTGATCCGGGTGACCGCCTGA
- the sucC gene encoding ADP-forming succinate--CoA ligase subunit beta produces MDLYEYQARDLFEKHGVPVLGGVVAEDPAAAKAGAEQLGTPVVVVKAQVKTGGRGKAGGVKIAKSPEEAEAQASEILGMDIKGHTVHRVMIAAGADIAEEFYFSLLLDRANRNYLAMCSVEGGMEIEQLAVERPDALARVAVDPNVGIDEAKAQEIVAAAKFDAETGAKVAPVLQKLWDVYKNEDATLVEVNPLVKTGAGDIVALDGKITLDDNAEFRHEDHAELVDVTSEDPLETKAKALDLNYVKLDGEVGIIGNGAGLVMSTLDVVAYAGEEHGVKPANFLDIGGGASAEVMANGLDVILGDEQVSGVFVNVFGGITACDAVANGIVGALKKLGDAATKPLVVRLDGNNVEEGRKILADFAHPLVTQADTMDGGAAKVAEAAAAGK; encoded by the coding sequence GTGGACCTGTATGAGTACCAGGCCCGCGATCTCTTCGAGAAGCACGGCGTCCCCGTGCTCGGAGGAGTCGTCGCGGAGGATCCCGCAGCCGCCAAGGCCGGAGCCGAGCAGCTCGGCACCCCGGTCGTCGTCGTCAAGGCCCAGGTGAAGACCGGTGGCCGCGGCAAGGCCGGCGGCGTGAAGATCGCCAAGTCGCCCGAGGAGGCGGAGGCGCAGGCCTCCGAGATCCTCGGCATGGACATCAAGGGCCACACCGTGCACCGCGTGATGATCGCCGCCGGTGCGGACATCGCCGAGGAGTTCTACTTCTCGCTGCTGCTGGACCGCGCGAACCGCAACTACCTGGCGATGTGCTCCGTCGAGGGCGGCATGGAGATCGAGCAGCTCGCCGTGGAGCGCCCGGACGCCCTTGCCCGCGTGGCGGTGGACCCGAACGTGGGCATCGACGAGGCCAAGGCCCAGGAGATCGTCGCCGCCGCGAAGTTCGACGCCGAGACCGGTGCGAAGGTCGCCCCCGTGCTGCAGAAGCTGTGGGACGTCTACAAGAACGAGGACGCCACCCTGGTCGAGGTGAACCCGCTGGTGAAGACCGGCGCCGGCGACATCGTGGCCCTGGACGGCAAGATCACCCTCGACGACAACGCCGAGTTCCGCCACGAGGACCACGCCGAGCTCGTGGACGTCACCTCCGAGGACCCGCTGGAGACCAAGGCCAAGGCCCTGGACCTCAACTACGTCAAGCTCGACGGCGAGGTGGGCATCATCGGCAACGGTGCGGGCCTGGTCATGTCCACCCTGGACGTGGTCGCCTACGCCGGCGAGGAGCACGGCGTGAAGCCGGCGAACTTCCTCGACATCGGCGGCGGCGCGAGCGCCGAGGTGATGGCCAACGGGCTCGACGTGATCCTCGGCGACGAGCAGGTCTCCGGCGTGTTCGTCAACGTCTTCGGCGGCATCACCGCGTGCGACGCGGTCGCCAACGGGATCGTCGGCGCGCTGAAGAAGCTCGGCGACGCGGCCACCAAGCCGCTCGTGGTCCGCCTCGACGGCAACAACGTCGAGGAGGGCCGGAAGATCCTCGCGGACTTCGCCCACCCGCTCGTCACCCAGGCCGACACGATGGACGGCGGCGCCGCGAAGGTCGCCGAGGCCGCCGCCGCAGGAAAGTGA
- the sucD gene encoding succinate--CoA ligase subunit alpha, whose protein sequence is MSIFLDENSKVIVQGMTGSEGMKHSQRMLDSGTNIVGGVNPRKAGQSVSFEGGTEVPVFGSVAEAMEATGANVSVVFVPPKFAKAAAIEAIDAAIELLVIITEGIPVKDSAEFFNYSQSKGTTRIIGPNCPGLISPGKSNAGITPSNITGAGKLGLVSKSGTLTYQMMFELSDIGFTTAIGIGGDPVIGTTHIDALEAFENDPDTAGIVMIGEIGGDAEERAAEYIKAHVTKPVVGYVAGFTAPEGKTMGHAGAIVSGSAGTAQAKKEALEAAGVKVGKTPTETADLMREIIKGLS, encoded by the coding sequence ATGTCTATCTTCCTTGATGAGAACAGCAAGGTCATCGTCCAGGGCATGACGGGCTCGGAGGGCATGAAGCACTCCCAGCGCATGCTCGACTCCGGCACGAACATCGTCGGCGGCGTGAACCCGCGCAAGGCCGGCCAGTCGGTCTCCTTCGAGGGCGGCACCGAGGTGCCCGTCTTCGGCTCTGTCGCCGAGGCGATGGAGGCCACCGGCGCGAACGTCTCGGTGGTCTTCGTGCCGCCGAAGTTCGCCAAGGCCGCCGCGATCGAGGCGATCGACGCCGCGATCGAGCTCCTGGTGATCATCACCGAGGGCATCCCGGTCAAGGACTCCGCCGAGTTCTTCAACTACTCGCAGTCCAAGGGCACCACCCGCATCATCGGGCCGAACTGCCCGGGCCTGATCAGCCCCGGGAAGTCCAATGCGGGCATCACCCCCTCGAACATCACCGGTGCGGGGAAGCTGGGCCTGGTCTCCAAGTCCGGCACCCTCACCTACCAGATGATGTTCGAGCTCTCCGACATCGGCTTCACCACCGCCATCGGCATCGGCGGCGACCCGGTCATCGGCACCACGCACATCGATGCGCTCGAGGCGTTCGAGAACGACCCCGACACCGCCGGCATCGTGATGATCGGCGAGATCGGCGGCGACGCCGAGGAGCGCGCGGCCGAGTACATCAAGGCCCACGTCACCAAGCCGGTCGTCGGCTACGTCGCGGGCTTCACCGCCCCCGAGGGCAAGACGATGGGCCACGCCGGCGCCATCGTCTCCGGCTCCGCCGGCACCGCCCAGGCGAAGAAGGAGGCCCTCGAGGCCGCGGGCGTGAAGGTGGGCAAGACCCCCACCGAGACCGCCGATCTCATGCGCGAGATCATCAAGGGTCTCTCCTGA
- a CDS encoding CPBP family glutamic-type intramembrane protease: MYRRFLQTRLEALLGPWTGLLLASLLFGLMHVLSHGGGAWWESAAQVIALQGTTGIALGLMWRRWRRLWVCVLAHVLLNGLGVLLHLLGLLG; encoded by the coding sequence ATCTACCGCCGCTTCCTGCAGACCCGCCTCGAGGCGCTGCTCGGCCCGTGGACCGGACTGCTGCTCGCCTCGCTGCTGTTCGGCCTCATGCACGTCCTCAGCCACGGGGGAGGGGCCTGGTGGGAGAGCGCCGCGCAGGTGATCGCGCTGCAGGGCACCACCGGGATCGCGCTGGGCCTGATGTGGCGGCGCTGGCGACGGCTGTGGGTGTGCGTCCTCGCGCACGTCCTGCTCAACGGCCTCGGGGTGCTGCTCCACCTCCTGGGGCTGCTGGGGTGA
- a CDS encoding metal-dependent transcriptional regulator, whose protein sequence is MSGDLIDTTEMYLKTVFELHEAGIAPMRARIAERLGHSGPTVSQTVARMERDGLLHLDDQRRIRLTAQGTEVATDVMRKHRLAERHLLDVIGLDYAHVHEEACRWEHVMSLEVEKRLAQQMTPPYVDPYGNPIPGLAALGIEETEATRAGKEPSGPVRELSEAVADGQSLQVRLARIGERVQSDVPLLGELARHGILPGAEIGAERVGASIVLRGPEGGEVAVDDVVADQLHVTSVAAG, encoded by the coding sequence GTGTCCGGAGATCTCATCGACACCACCGAGATGTACCTGAAGACGGTGTTCGAGCTCCACGAGGCCGGGATCGCCCCGATGCGCGCCCGCATCGCCGAGCGGCTCGGGCACTCGGGCCCCACCGTCTCCCAGACCGTCGCCCGGATGGAGCGCGACGGGCTGCTGCACCTCGACGACCAGCGCCGCATCCGGCTCACCGCGCAGGGCACCGAGGTCGCCACCGACGTGATGCGCAAGCACCGCCTCGCCGAACGGCACCTGCTGGACGTGATCGGACTCGACTACGCCCATGTGCACGAGGAGGCGTGCCGCTGGGAGCACGTCATGAGCCTCGAGGTCGAAAAGCGGCTCGCCCAGCAGATGACGCCCCCCTACGTGGACCCCTACGGCAACCCGATCCCCGGCCTCGCGGCCCTCGGCATCGAGGAGACCGAGGCCACCCGGGCGGGTAAAGAGCCGTCCGGCCCGGTGCGCGAGCTGAGCGAGGCCGTCGCCGACGGGCAGAGCCTGCAGGTGCGCCTGGCCCGGATCGGGGAGCGGGTGCAGAGCGACGTCCCCCTGCTCGGCGAACTCGCACGTCACGGCATTCTTCCCGGAGCCGAGATCGGTGCGGAGCGCGTGGGCGCCAGCATCGTGCTGCGCGGTCCCGAGGGGGGCGAGGTGGCGGTCGACGACGTCGTGGCGGATCAGCTCCATGTGACCTCCGTCGCGGCCGGGTAA
- a CDS encoding C40 family peptidase — protein MTANHTHRRAMRTVTPMSRAGRAGAGAAMAAAMLFGGASAATAEPQADAPQADVTQADSSSAVAGTAVTPVGIPAAEVAEDEDVEPSLAPAPEVGTISIEVGPTEEEIAAAEAAAEAERQAAEEAAAQEAAEQEAASSSQSTETRQDDSSSRSEERSSSSDSSESQESSSSSESSQESAPAPSAAKGSSILATARSGIGTPYVYGGTSPSGWDCSGFVQWVYAQHGISLPRGAAAQAAAGTVIPRSEARPGDLVYKPGHIGIYAGGNQFVDAGNSRVDTSERNIYSGSWTFIRIG, from the coding sequence ATGACTGCGAACCACACCCACCGCCGCGCCATGCGCACCGTGACCCCGATGTCGCGGGCCGGTCGCGCCGGGGCCGGTGCTGCGATGGCCGCCGCGATGCTGTTCGGCGGCGCCTCCGCCGCCACCGCGGAGCCCCAGGCCGACGCTCCGCAGGCAGACGTCACCCAGGCCGATTCCTCCTCGGCCGTCGCGGGCACCGCCGTCACCCCGGTGGGCATCCCGGCCGCCGAGGTGGCCGAGGACGAGGACGTCGAGCCCTCGCTCGCCCCCGCCCCCGAGGTCGGCACCATCAGCATCGAGGTGGGCCCCACGGAGGAGGAGATCGCCGCCGCCGAGGCCGCTGCCGAGGCCGAGCGCCAGGCCGCCGAGGAGGCCGCCGCGCAGGAGGCCGCCGAGCAGGAGGCCGCGTCCTCCTCGCAGTCCACCGAGACCCGTCAGGACGACTCCTCCTCCCGCTCCGAGGAGCGCTCCAGCAGCTCCGACTCCTCCGAGTCGCAGGAGTCCTCCTCGTCCTCCGAGTCCTCGCAGGAGTCGGCCCCGGCGCCGTCCGCCGCCAAGGGCAGCTCCATCCTCGCCACCGCCCGCTCCGGCATCGGCACCCCGTACGTCTACGGCGGCACCTCCCCGTCCGGCTGGGACTGCTCCGGCTTCGTGCAGTGGGTCTACGCGCAGCACGGCATCAGCCTCCCGCGCGGTGCCGCCGCCCAGGCCGCGGCCGGCACGGTCATCCCCCGTTCCGAGGCCCGTCCCGGCGATCTGGTCTACAAGCCCGGTCACATCGGCATCTACGCCGGCGGCAACCAGTTCGTCGACGCCGGCAACTCTCGCGTCGACACCTCCGAGCGCAACATCTACTCCGGCAGCTGGACCTTCATCCGCATCGGCTGA
- a CDS encoding HAD family hydrolase, protein MADRRCVFIDFDGTLAHEGVMPHAHAEAVVRARAAGHAVLLCTGRSASIVAADVAEVFDGVVASAGAWVRVGDELLEDHRFPEALGRRAVEVLQHHEVPFVLETPDALVCTERAARELRGRERQEATAVPGRGRGLRDLLDALDVTEEPASRSFAKISVWGSPRDVEALAEEIGPEVGALPNSISPGAASGELHLRRLDKADGVRRVAAHLGVDMSATVGIGDGRNDLGMLRAVGTALAVDGAGPEVLEAAGGATVPGPLEHGIVTAFERLGML, encoded by the coding sequence GTGGCCGATCGCCGCTGCGTGTTCATAGATTTCGACGGCACCCTCGCCCATGAGGGCGTGATGCCCCACGCCCATGCCGAGGCCGTGGTGCGTGCCCGCGCGGCGGGTCACGCCGTGCTGCTGTGCACAGGCCGCAGCGCCTCGATCGTCGCCGCCGACGTCGCGGAGGTGTTCGACGGCGTGGTGGCCTCGGCGGGGGCATGGGTGCGCGTCGGGGACGAGCTGCTGGAGGATCACCGCTTCCCGGAGGCGCTGGGGCGCAGGGCCGTCGAGGTGCTGCAGCACCACGAGGTGCCCTTCGTGCTGGAGACCCCCGACGCGCTGGTGTGCACCGAGCGCGCCGCCCGCGAGCTGCGCGGACGGGAGCGACAGGAGGCGACCGCGGTGCCGGGTCGGGGGCGCGGCCTGCGGGACCTGCTCGATGCGCTCGACGTCACCGAGGAGCCCGCCTCCCGCTCCTTCGCGAAGATCTCCGTGTGGGGCTCCCCGCGGGACGTGGAGGCGCTGGCCGAGGAGATCGGGCCCGAGGTGGGCGCGCTGCCCAACTCGATCAGTCCGGGCGCGGCCTCCGGCGAGCTGCACCTGCGCCGCCTCGACAAGGCCGACGGCGTGCGGCGGGTCGCCGCGCACCTGGGCGTCGACATGAGCGCGACGGTGGGCATCGGCGACGGCCGGAACGACCTGGGCATGCTGCGCGCGGTGGGCACCGCGCTCGCGGTGGACGGCGCGGGGCCGGAGGTGCTGGAGGCGGCGGGCGGCGCCACCGTGCCCGGTCCTCTCGAGCACGGCATCGTCACCGCCTTCGAGCGGCTCGGGATGCTCTGA
- a CDS encoding putative RNA methyltransferase: protein MPRPVPAALAPWLPLLRCPHCAAGLSQHERVLRCPQGHSFDLARAGYVSLLAGGTATSADDDAMARARDSFLATGAYAPLRSLVADLAAEALAARPSPRVLDIGCGTGYHLGGVLERVPRAWGLGVDTAARALRFAARAHERAAAAGWDVFSRFPLADAAADLVMDVFAPRNPPEFARVLRPEGLLLVVRPAEDHLAELRASVPGMVRPDPRKEERLAAALAPHFAAEETRDLRLQVTLDGAGRRDLVAMTPSARHVDPRALALSDAGAALSVTVSVRASLHRRR, encoded by the coding sequence GTGCCCCGCCCCGTCCCCGCCGCCCTCGCCCCCTGGCTGCCGCTGCTGCGCTGCCCCCACTGCGCCGCCGGGCTCTCCCAGCACGAGCGGGTGCTGCGCTGCCCGCAGGGGCACAGCTTCGATCTCGCCCGGGCGGGGTACGTCTCGCTCCTGGCGGGCGGGACCGCCACCTCCGCCGATGACGATGCCATGGCCCGTGCCCGGGACTCCTTCCTCGCCACCGGCGCCTACGCCCCGCTGCGGTCCCTGGTGGCGGATCTCGCCGCGGAGGCGCTCGCCGCCCGCCCCTCCCCGCGCGTGCTCGACATCGGCTGCGGCACCGGCTACCACCTCGGCGGGGTGCTGGAGCGGGTGCCGCGGGCGTGGGGCCTGGGGGTGGACACCGCGGCCCGCGCGCTGCGCTTCGCCGCCCGCGCCCACGAGCGGGCGGCCGCGGCCGGATGGGACGTGTTCTCCCGCTTCCCGCTGGCCGACGCCGCCGCGGATCTGGTGATGGACGTGTTCGCGCCCCGGAACCCACCGGAGTTCGCGCGCGTGCTGCGGCCCGAGGGGCTGCTGCTGGTGGTGCGCCCCGCCGAGGACCATCTCGCGGAGCTGCGCGCGAGCGTCCCGGGGATGGTGCGGCCCGATCCGCGCAAGGAGGAGCGCCTCGCGGCGGCGCTGGCCCCGCACTTCGCCGCCGAGGAGACCCGCGACCTGCGCCTGCAGGTCACCCTCGACGGGGCCGGGCGCCGGGACCTGGTGGCGATGACGCCCAGCGCCCGGCACGTGGACCCCCGCGCCCTCGCGCTCTCCGATGCCGGCGCCGCGCTCTCCGTGACCGTCTCGGTGCGCGCGAGCCTGCACCGTCGGCGCTGA